One Primulina huaijiensis isolate GDHJ02 chromosome 8, ASM1229523v2, whole genome shotgun sequence genomic region harbors:
- the LOC140982830 gene encoding kirola-like, translating to MGLTGKLSAQIEYKSSGDVFHKVFRYMPHEISNMSPNIIQGCDLHEGELGSVGSIIIWKYTHDGKEKVTKEIVEVIDEEKKLVTLKLIEGDLSELYKIFRATFHVETNGDIDSVTWTLEYEKHNEDVEDPLSILGLLINLTRDIENHHLKAR from the exons ATGGGTCTTACTGGAAAATTAAGTGCCCAAATAGAGTATAAATCTAGTGGAGATGTATTTCATAAAGTGTTCAGATATATGCCACACGAGATATCCAACATGAGCCCCAACATAATTCAAGGCTGTGATTTGCATGAAGGAGAGTTGGGAAGCGTGGGCTCAATTATCATTTGGAAGTATACTCACg ATGGCAAGGAGAAAGTGACGAAAGAGATAGTCGAAGTCATTGATGAAGAAAAGAAACTTGTCACACTAAAATTAATTGAAGGTGATCTATCGGAGTTGTACAAGATATTTAGAGCAACTTTTCATGTGGAAACCAATGGAGACATCGACTCCGTGACATGGACTTTAGAGTATGAGAAACATAATGAAGATGTTGAAGATCCACTTTCCATCTTGGGACTTCTAATTAACCTTACAAGAGATATCGAGAACCATCATCTCAAGGCACGTtga